One part of the Mycolicibacterium aromaticivorans JS19b1 = JCM 16368 genome encodes these proteins:
- a CDS encoding TIGR01777 family oxidoreductase yields the protein MSQPTGGLVVAIAGSSGLIGSALVSALRAADHRVLRIVRRAPANGDELHWNPDSGEFDPSGLEGVDAVINLCGVNVGDKRWSGSFKQSLRDSRIGPTEVIAAAVADAGVPTLINASAVGYYGNTGSQVVDETATAGGGFLSRLCLDWEAAALAAEDAGARVVLARSGLVLSPGGGVLARLRPLFNLGLGARIGNGRQYMPWISLEDEIRALLFVINNSDLSGPVNFTGPAPVTNSEFTAALGRALNRPTPLMVPGFALRTLLGEFADEGLLDGQRAIPAALERAGFVFHHNTIGEALAYATTSAQG from the coding sequence ATGAGCCAACCAACGGGCGGGCTCGTCGTCGCGATCGCCGGTTCGTCCGGCCTGATCGGCTCGGCACTGGTGTCGGCGCTGCGCGCCGCTGACCATCGTGTGCTGCGCATTGTGCGCCGGGCGCCGGCCAACGGCGACGAGCTGCACTGGAATCCCGACAGCGGTGAGTTCGATCCGTCGGGCCTCGAGGGCGTCGACGCGGTGATCAACCTCTGCGGCGTCAACGTGGGCGACAAGCGGTGGTCGGGTTCGTTCAAACAGAGCCTGCGCGACAGCCGCATCGGCCCCACCGAGGTGATCGCCGCGGCCGTCGCCGACGCCGGGGTGCCGACGCTGATCAACGCCAGCGCGGTGGGGTACTACGGAAACACCGGCAGCCAGGTGGTCGACGAAACCGCCACTGCCGGAGGCGGATTCCTGTCCCGGCTCTGCCTGGACTGGGAGGCCGCGGCACTGGCGGCCGAGGACGCCGGCGCCCGGGTGGTGCTCGCCCGCTCCGGCCTGGTGCTCTCCCCCGGCGGCGGTGTGCTGGCCCGGTTGCGGCCGCTGTTCAACCTCGGGCTTGGCGCCCGGATCGGCAACGGCAGGCAGTACATGCCGTGGATCAGCCTGGAGGACGAGATCCGCGCGCTGCTGTTCGTGATCAACAACAGCGACCTGTCAGGTCCGGTGAACTTCACCGGACCCGCTCCGGTGACCAATTCGGAGTTCACCGCCGCGCTGGGCCGGGCGTTGAACCGGCCGACGCCGCTGATGGTACCCGGGTTCGCCCTGCGCACCCTGCTGGGCGAGTTCGCCGACGAGGGCCTGCTCGACGGCCAGCGGGCGATCCCCGCCGCCCTCGAACGGGCCGGGTTCGTGTTCCACCACAACACCATCGGTGAGGCGCTGGCCTACGCCACGACGTCCGCCCAGGGGTAG